The proteins below are encoded in one region of Marinobacter sp. F4206:
- a CDS encoding bifunctional diguanylate cyclase/phosphodiesterase, which produces MTLPLETIRPTQLRLLVLVPDYSDFLWLTDFLSRDSEFDPDATWCPDLIDCDDLIRNASFDVIVWDCVFHGGSESAFLQYLAVASNEKPVLALSAEPADERASELLAAGAGDYLSRQTLDHWGLRRAVRGLWYRGQLAESAHGQLGRDVATGFINRDLFFDRLQQSLLRAERGGQRLALLHLNIDDFRSINESFGYQKSDQLMMKLAERLRQTLRRVDSLMRIGGDELAIIVEKVEDSLDITQIIRKVVTMLDEPVTIDGQAIGVNASLGVATYPEAGDSAENLLRRANRAMFEAKRDPGTSYRFYDRQLHISAGYQLRLEADLRSALRGRELELYYQPRIDLATEEVRGVECLLRWNHPERGLVGPDEFIPVAERSGLIVPIGYWVIEQACKRLQESAELGFPGLVFAVNLSFRQFHDRKMTETIFRIIFNANVDTSLLELELTESAMMHDPEYAQRCLRELNQLGISFALDDFGTGFSSLSNLQHLPISLVKIDKSFVQDLGQSADAEHIIRAIISLAHSLQISVVAEGVETEGQLEFLRQQHCDEIQGYYYARPMPWNDLVQFLRSRGQSACLQR; this is translated from the coding sequence ATGACATTGCCACTGGAGACGATCAGGCCAACCCAGCTGCGTCTATTGGTTCTTGTTCCGGATTATTCGGATTTTCTGTGGCTCACCGATTTTCTGTCCCGCGATTCTGAATTCGACCCCGATGCCACCTGGTGCCCGGATCTCATCGATTGCGACGATCTGATCCGCAACGCGAGTTTCGATGTCATTGTCTGGGATTGTGTATTCCACGGTGGGTCAGAATCCGCCTTTCTTCAGTACCTTGCGGTTGCCAGCAACGAGAAGCCGGTACTGGCGCTGAGCGCCGAGCCGGCCGACGAACGGGCGTCGGAGCTGCTCGCTGCCGGCGCCGGGGACTACCTGAGCCGGCAAACACTCGATCACTGGGGCCTTCGCCGGGCGGTCAGGGGCCTCTGGTATCGGGGGCAATTGGCCGAATCGGCTCATGGCCAGCTGGGTCGCGATGTCGCTACCGGCTTCATCAACCGGGATCTGTTTTTTGACCGCCTGCAGCAATCGTTGCTGCGGGCGGAGCGGGGCGGCCAGCGCCTGGCCCTGCTGCATCTCAACATCGATGACTTCCGCAGTATCAATGAATCGTTCGGCTACCAGAAAAGCGACCAGTTGATGATGAAGCTGGCGGAGCGCCTGCGCCAAACGCTTCGCAGGGTCGATTCGCTGATGCGGATTGGCGGCGATGAGTTGGCTATCATCGTCGAAAAGGTGGAAGACTCTCTGGATATTACCCAAATCATCCGCAAAGTGGTCACCATGTTGGATGAGCCGGTAACCATTGACGGTCAGGCCATCGGGGTGAACGCCAGTCTGGGGGTCGCCACCTACCCCGAGGCCGGAGACAGCGCCGAGAACCTCTTGCGGCGGGCCAATCGCGCCATGTTCGAAGCCAAGCGCGATCCCGGTACCAGTTACCGCTTTTACGATCGCCAGTTGCACATTTCGGCCGGTTACCAGCTCAGGCTCGAGGCCGATCTTCGCAGTGCGCTCCGGGGCCGTGAGCTGGAGCTCTACTATCAGCCGCGTATTGACCTGGCCACGGAAGAGGTTCGTGGGGTGGAATGCCTGTTGCGATGGAACCATCCGGAGCGGGGGCTGGTCGGGCCGGATGAATTTATCCCGGTGGCGGAGCGCAGCGGACTGATCGTCCCGATTGGTTACTGGGTGATCGAGCAGGCCTGCAAACGGCTTCAGGAATCGGCGGAACTGGGTTTCCCGGGGCTGGTGTTTGCGGTCAACCTGTCGTTTCGCCAGTTTCACGACCGCAAGATGACGGAAACCATTTTCCGGATCATCTTCAATGCCAACGTCGATACCAGCCTGCTGGAGCTGGAGCTGACAGAGAGCGCCATGATGCACGACCCCGAGTATGCCCAGCGTTGCCTGCGCGAGCTTAATCAGCTCGGCATCAGCTTTGCACTCGATGATTTCGGCACCGGTTTCTCGTCACTCAGCAACCTCCAGCATCTGCCCATTTCCCTGGTCAAGATCGACAAGTCCTTCGTTCAGGACTTGGGACAGTCGGCTGACGCGGAACACATCATCCGGGCCATCATCAGTCTGGCTCACAGCCTCCAGATCAGTGTGGTTGCCGAGGGCGTGGAAACCGAGGGACAACTGGAGTTTCTACGCCAGCAGCATTGCGATGAGATTCAGGGCTACTATTATGCCCGGCCCATGCCCTGGAACGACCTTGTTCAATTCCTGCGCAGCCGCGGACAGTCTGCTTGCCTGCAGCGATAA